A genomic window from Bdellovibrio sp. SKB1291214 includes:
- a CDS encoding ATP-binding cassette domain-containing protein, with amino-acid sequence MKKLLSVSNLQALSKSGTKLSPAVNFDLHSGEILFLRGENGAGKSTILKTLLKLHGYYSGKFEFAVKNQEIEYLPQLGNLNFHLPLTLGDMLGAQTHSPLLAGLDLNKKWNTASGGERQKILFSAALAKKPKVLILDEPFNHVDKDAGHLLEQGLIQFLNQNPDSALILVSHRTLTNNDPRMRFLEIQ; translated from the coding sequence ATGAAAAAGCTTTTGAGCGTTTCAAATCTTCAAGCCCTGAGCAAATCGGGCACAAAATTGTCCCCTGCAGTGAACTTTGACCTTCACTCAGGGGAAATTCTTTTTCTGCGCGGTGAAAACGGTGCCGGAAAAAGTACGATCCTAAAAACGCTCTTAAAGCTTCACGGATATTACTCTGGCAAATTTGAATTCGCCGTTAAAAATCAAGAGATCGAGTACCTGCCCCAGCTAGGTAATTTAAACTTTCATTTGCCTCTGACTTTGGGAGATATGTTAGGTGCCCAAACTCATTCACCCCTGCTTGCAGGTCTTGATTTGAATAAAAAGTGGAATACGGCCAGCGGTGGCGAACGCCAAAAGATTTTGTTTTCAGCTGCTCTTGCTAAAAAACCGAAAGTCTTGATCTTGGATGAGCCCTTCAATCACGTAGACAAAGACGCAGGCCATCTACTTGAACAAGGGTTGATACAATTCCTTAATCAAAATCCAGACAGTGCTCTGATATTGGTATCCCATCGTACGTTGACTAACAATGATCCGCGCATGCGTTTCTTGGAGATTCAATGA
- a CDS encoding metal ABC transporter substrate-binding protein, translating into MMKNILSLFLVLFSINAFAKVKVVTTLPDIAEIVKAIGQDKVEVSTLLSGGTDPHFADARPDYILKVNRADVVCAVGLDLEIGWLPKVMEKAANAKVQSGGPGFCELGKAIKPLEIPTGVINRSLGDVHPHGNPHFTLDPLKVAESGAEVVRVLTAADEANAGVYQKNYDAFKKQMENLHAQMKAKVKKVKVMEYHKEFTYFFNSYGLESAGSLEEKPGMPPSATRIAQVAKTAQANKVQVLFATASAPHQTLERFTELSGIPVVTVPSYVQSSGDAKSIEALQNLLVKSIP; encoded by the coding sequence ATGATGAAAAATATTTTATCTTTGTTTCTAGTTCTTTTTTCCATCAATGCGTTTGCTAAAGTAAAAGTTGTCACGACTTTGCCAGATATCGCTGAAATAGTGAAAGCCATTGGACAAGATAAAGTGGAAGTGTCCACTTTGCTAAGTGGTGGAACTGATCCGCATTTTGCTGATGCTCGCCCCGATTATATTTTGAAAGTAAATCGCGCAGACGTCGTTTGCGCGGTCGGATTGGATTTGGAAATCGGTTGGTTGCCAAAAGTTATGGAAAAAGCAGCCAATGCTAAAGTTCAATCCGGGGGCCCGGGCTTCTGCGAATTAGGTAAAGCCATCAAACCTTTAGAGATTCCAACGGGCGTCATCAATCGCTCCTTGGGGGATGTGCATCCTCATGGCAATCCTCATTTCACGTTGGACCCTTTGAAAGTGGCGGAGAGCGGAGCTGAGGTTGTGCGTGTGCTGACTGCGGCGGACGAAGCCAATGCAGGGGTTTACCAGAAAAATTATGATGCATTCAAAAAACAGATGGAAAATCTGCATGCACAAATGAAAGCCAAAGTTAAAAAAGTCAAAGTGATGGAGTATCACAAAGAATTCACTTACTTCTTTAATTCATACGGTCTTGAATCTGCCGGATCTTTAGAGGAAAAACCGGGAATGCCACCTTCGGCGACTCGTATTGCTCAAGTGGCAAAAACGGCTCAAGCTAATAAAGTTCAAGTTTTGTTTGCTACAGCATCTGCTCCGCACCAAACATTGGAAAGATTCACGGAGCTATCAGGAATTCCTGTTGTCACTGTGCCTTCCTATGTTCAATCATCAGGTGACGCAAAGTCGATTGAAGCTTTGCAAAACCTGTTGGTAAAATCTATTCCATGA